A window of Macrobrachium rosenbergii isolate ZJJX-2024 chromosome 15, ASM4041242v1, whole genome shotgun sequence contains these coding sequences:
- the LOC136846588 gene encoding uncharacterized protein isoform X1 produces the protein MTNMEIPKFQCRSYSGLYVAEVMQEIWWYCSLQRKTFHTMQSKPTIQSWSPWRKGWPRLLWSMCVSLYILGLSVACIALVLVRPITAAGSLPSDTYTISGPLYQGNVFSGATKGDRLKTITLNQGRDGPVQHQAMTCTRACHQTPGCHTFVIRGDECYLTSFDACKNAGRRFLLEWEGATTYELRAGSDDDLHQTCLAQCLETQGCGGCGRPLCNGTFCDNCPSTCWDIYVPKVGYTIIYPTLSIVKKVKCDGKWQRWWKNGRTSVYHSLVRKRLKLRVVIHYKTGITLESEFENFKYKNNTISVGKFLHGTAGNGWNAPFDMRPASTPPESSCRKFFYSKGACKGNGVASYHAQQAANSTKIQYGYSWKMGDRKVDDIYIISIELWITPQES, from the exons GAAATATGGTGGTACTGTTCCCTCCAACGGAAGACCTTCCACACGATGCAGTCTAAACCTACCATCCAGTCCTGGAGTCCTTGGAGGAAAGGCTGGCCACGATTACTATGGAGTATGTGTGTCTCCTTGTACATTCTTGGTCTAAGCGTCGCATGCATAGCTCTCGTTTTGGTGAGACCAATAACAGCTGCCGGGTCCCTTCCCTCAGACACCTACACCATCTCAGGACCATTGTATCAAGGGAATGTTTTCAGCGGGGCTACGAAAGGAGATCGCCTCAAAACCATCACGTTGAACCAAg GCAGAGATGGGCCAGTCCAGCATCAGGCAATGACCTGCACAAGAGCCTGTCACCAGACTCCCGGGTGCCATACATTTGTTATCAGGGGAGATGAGTGTTACTTGACATCATTTGATGCTTGCAAAAATGCTGGGAGAAGATTTCTTCTGGAATGGGAAG GGGCAACCACTTATGAATTAAGGGCTGGTAGTGATGATGACTTACATCAAACATGTTTGGCCCAGTGTCTTGAGACCCAGGGTTGTGGAGGATGTGGTAGGCCCCTGTGTAATGgtactttttgtgataattgTCCATCCACCTGCTGGGATATTTATGTCCCAAAAGTAGGCTATACTATTATTTATCCCACTTTGAGTATAGTGAAAAAAGTGAAATGTGATGGAAAATGGCAGCGATGGTGGAAGAATGGCCGAACAAGTGTATACCATTCCTTGGTCAGGAAAAGGCTTAAATTACGTGTTGTAATTCATTATAAAACAGGTATTACATTAGAGTCAGAATTTgagaattttaaatacaaaaataacaccaTTTCTGTCGGAAAATTCCTCCATGGCACTGCAGGAAATGGATGGAATGCTCCTTTTGATATGAGACCTGCATCAACACCCCCAGAGTCAAGCTGTCGCAAGTTCTTCTATTCAAAAG gAGCTTGCAAAGGAAATGGTGTGGCATCATACCACGCCCAACAAGCAGCAAACAGCACTAAAATACAGTATGGTTATTCATGGAAAATGGGAGATAGAAAAGTTGACGACATCTACATAATTTCAATAGAACTCTGGATCACACCACAAGAGTCTTAG
- the LOC136846588 gene encoding uncharacterized protein isoform X2, translating to MQSKPTIQSWSPWRKGWPRLLWSMCVSLYILGLSVACIALVLVRPITAAGSLPSDTYTISGPLYQGNVFSGATKGDRLKTITLNQGRDGPVQHQAMTCTRACHQTPGCHTFVIRGDECYLTSFDACKNAGRRFLLEWEGATTYELRAGSDDDLHQTCLAQCLETQGCGGCGRPLCNGTFCDNCPSTCWDIYVPKVGYTIIYPTLSIVKKVKCDGKWQRWWKNGRTSVYHSLVRKRLKLRVVIHYKTGITLESEFENFKYKNNTISVGKFLHGTAGNGWNAPFDMRPASTPPESSCRKFFYSKGACKGNGVASYHAQQAANSTKIQYGYSWKMGDRKVDDIYIISIELWITPQES from the exons ATGCAGTCTAAACCTACCATCCAGTCCTGGAGTCCTTGGAGGAAAGGCTGGCCACGATTACTATGGAGTATGTGTGTCTCCTTGTACATTCTTGGTCTAAGCGTCGCATGCATAGCTCTCGTTTTGGTGAGACCAATAACAGCTGCCGGGTCCCTTCCCTCAGACACCTACACCATCTCAGGACCATTGTATCAAGGGAATGTTTTCAGCGGGGCTACGAAAGGAGATCGCCTCAAAACCATCACGTTGAACCAAg GCAGAGATGGGCCAGTCCAGCATCAGGCAATGACCTGCACAAGAGCCTGTCACCAGACTCCCGGGTGCCATACATTTGTTATCAGGGGAGATGAGTGTTACTTGACATCATTTGATGCTTGCAAAAATGCTGGGAGAAGATTTCTTCTGGAATGGGAAG GGGCAACCACTTATGAATTAAGGGCTGGTAGTGATGATGACTTACATCAAACATGTTTGGCCCAGTGTCTTGAGACCCAGGGTTGTGGAGGATGTGGTAGGCCCCTGTGTAATGgtactttttgtgataattgTCCATCCACCTGCTGGGATATTTATGTCCCAAAAGTAGGCTATACTATTATTTATCCCACTTTGAGTATAGTGAAAAAAGTGAAATGTGATGGAAAATGGCAGCGATGGTGGAAGAATGGCCGAACAAGTGTATACCATTCCTTGGTCAGGAAAAGGCTTAAATTACGTGTTGTAATTCATTATAAAACAGGTATTACATTAGAGTCAGAATTTgagaattttaaatacaaaaataacaccaTTTCTGTCGGAAAATTCCTCCATGGCACTGCAGGAAATGGATGGAATGCTCCTTTTGATATGAGACCTGCATCAACACCCCCAGAGTCAAGCTGTCGCAAGTTCTTCTATTCAAAAG gAGCTTGCAAAGGAAATGGTGTGGCATCATACCACGCCCAACAAGCAGCAAACAGCACTAAAATACAGTATGGTTATTCATGGAAAATGGGAGATAGAAAAGTTGACGACATCTACATAATTTCAATAGAACTCTGGATCACACCACAAGAGTCTTAG